From the genome of Terriglobales bacterium:
CGCTGGCGGCGTTCCTGCTGTTTTCGGCGTATCTGGATGAGATTTCCGCGATCGTGGGCAAGCGGGTGGGCGCGCCGCTGGGCGTGACCGACTTCCGCTACTCGTTCGAGAACATCAACCTGGCGAACGTGCCGGTGTTCGTGGGCGCGCTGCTGGGGGCGATGCTGGTGTTCCTGTTTTCGTCGCTGGCGATCAAGGCGGTGGGCAAGGCGGCGCAGTACGTGATCGAAGAAGTGCGCCGGCAGTTCCGCGAGAACCCGGGCATCATGCAGGGCACGTCGAAGCCGGACTACGGACGCTGCGTGGACATTGTGACCGGAGCGGCGCTCAGGCAGATGGTGCTGCCCGGAATTCTGGCCGTCGGCATGCCGATAGCCGTGGGCCTGGTGTTCCGCTACTTCACCGGCTTCCGCGTGGGCGAGATGACCGACATCGTGGTGGCGGGGGTGCGCGTGCCGGCGCAGAACCTGATTGGCGCCGAGTCGGTGGCGGCGCTGCTGATGGTGGGCACAATCTCCGGCATCCTGCTGGCCACGATGATGAACAACGGCGGCGGCGCCTGGGACAACGCCAAGAAATTCATCGAGACCGGCCAGTACGGCGGCAAGCGCTCGGAGGCCCACAAGGCCGCGGTGGTGGGCGACACGGTGGGCGATCCGTTCAAGGACACGGCCGGGCCGTCGCTGCACGTACTGATCAAGCTGCTGAGCACGATCACGCTGGTGATGGCGCCGCTGTTTGTCTGACGGCAGTGGATCGTGGCTGGCGGACAGTGAATCGGGCCGCGCCGCAGACGCAGCGCGGCCCGGTCTTTTTTCCCCGAAACAATCTCTGATGAATTACGAGCGGCGGGCGGAAGCTCCGCCGGCGAGTTCGCGCAGAGCTTCGAAGAGGCCACTGCGCGGATCGGCGCTGGGCGGAATGGCGTCGAGCGGGATGGTGGCGGAGAATTGCGGCGAGCGGCGGCGATAGCGCACGGCGTGAAACTCGCGCTGGCGCGCGGCGAGCAGCGCGTCCATCATGGGCGAGAGTTCGCCCCGCCACTCTTCGCGCGTGGTGATGAGGAACGGCTGCGTGTGCTCCACCTGCCATTGCACGGGGCGGCGCGGATTGAGGCGGCGCGTGCGTCCGATCCAACGGTGGTTCTGCACGTCGAGGTCGAAGTCGGGAGCGAGGCCGAGGTCGGCTTCGAAGGTGACCATCTCGGGCTGATTGCGGACCGCCGACATCAGCCAGAGCAGCGGGAACTCGCGCGGGGTGAGTTGCACGTCAACCGAGGCATGCTGGAAGGGAGCGGTGAAGATGCGGAGCTGGGCGTGGAAGCGCGAGGCGGAGGTCCAGTGCACGCCGACGACGGCGCCGTGTCCGGCGAGAGCTCCCTCGATGAGGCGCAGCGCGCGACATGAGCGCTTCCGGTTGGCGCTGCGCAGGACGACGTACCACAACGCCAGCGCGAGCATCGCGGCAACAACGGAAGTGAGCAGCCACAGCAACATCTGATTGGTAGATGCCACCGCGCCGGTGAACGATGTCAGGCAGGGAACCCGACCGCTGCTACCCCGGACGAAGCGGCGGAAAACGAGGCCAGAATGATACCAGTACCGGGTGGCGAGTCGCGAGTAGCGAGTGAAGGCGGTACCCGGATGCTCCTACAGGCCCTTGTAGATGCCGCCGTCGACGAGCAGCGTTTGGCCGGTGATGTAGGAGGCGCGCTCGGAAGCGAGCCAGACGATGGTGTCGGCGACTTCTTCGGGGCGGGCGAGGCGGCGGAGCGGAATTTCAGCAGACCAGGTCTGGCGGATGTGGTCGGGCGTGACGCCCAGGGCAAGCGCGCGCGTGCCGGCGAGCTCTTTGAGGCGGCCGGTTTCGGTGTATCCGGGAGCGACGTTGTTCACGGTGATGCCGTCTTGGCCGAAGTCGTTGGAGAGGCTCTTGACCAGGCCGACGACGGCGGCGCGCACCGCGTTGGACATGATCAGTTCGGCAATGGGCTGCTTTACCGACACGGACGTGAGCGTGACGATGCGTCCCCAGCGCTTGCGCTGCATGTGGGGAATGACCTCGCGGGCGAGATAGACGACGCTGAGGAAGTTCACCTCGACGGCGCGCTGCCACTCGTCGCTGGTGACGGAGAGGAAGTTCTTGGCGGGAGGTCCGCCGGCGTTGGTCACGCAGACATCGACGCCGCCGAAGCGGGCAGCGACGGCGCTGACGAAGTCGCGGACGGCGGAGGGATTGGTCACGTCGAGGGCCTGCGCGAAGACGTCGGCACGATGGCGAGAACGGATTTCGGCGGCGGCGGCGTTGAGTTTGGCTTCGCCGCGGGCGCACATGGCAACGCGCGCGCCTTCGGCGGCGAAGCGCTCGGCGGTGGCGCGTCCGATGCCGGTGCTGGAGGCGGCGACGAGGGCGACTTTGTCTTTGAGTCCGAGGTCCATAAGGCAAGTTTCGAGTTTCAGGTTTTAAGTTTCGAGTAAAGACCGTTGCAGCGCGATTCAGCAAAACTCAGGCGTCCCCGCGGGACCGGTTCCGTTCCCTCTCCTATCCCAGCACGTCGTGCTGGCTACATTCAGCCGCCCTTCAAGCAAAGCCTGCGGAACATTTGGGCCGTCCTGGCGCCCGGGGGCGCGGGGCCGGCGGGCGAGGACGCCCGCCGCTACAGCGCGCGATCTCCCTTCTATTGCGGGGGCCGGGCGGGCTCGGCGACGACGACCTGCGCGGGGCGCGCCGGGCGGATGTTATTTTTTTCCAGGCACTCCTTGATGCGGCGGCGCAGCTCGCGGCCGACACGCAACTGGTCGGCGGGGCGCGTCTTCACCAGCATGAGGTAGTCAACTTCGCCGCCGGTGACGCGCTCGATGCCGGGAACGTCCGGATCGCCGACCATGGCGTCGGCAAAATCGGGATCGTGGCGCACTTCATCAGCGACCTGGCGGAGGACGGCGAGGACGCGATCGCTGTTCTCGTCGTAGGCGACGTTGATGTGCAGGGCGAGCTGCGACCAGTCGCGCGTGAGGTTGCTGACGATCTTGATTTCGCTGTTGGGGACGAAGTGCAGCGAGCCGTCCTGGTCGCGGAGGACGGTCTTGCGCAGGGTCATGTTCTCGACCGTGCCCTTGACGCCGGCGATGCGCACGATGTCGCCGAGGTCGTACTGGTTCTCCATGAGGATGAAGAAACCGTTGATGACGTCGCGCACCAGGGTTTGCGCGCCGAAGCCGACGGCGAGTCCGACGATGCCGGCGCTGGCCAGCAGCGGGCCGACGGCGATGCGCATGGTGTTGAGGACTTCAATGACGGCGAAGAAGACGATGACGGCGGCGCCGACGCTGTTGATGACGCCGGAGAGGGTGCGGAGCTGCTGCACGCGGATGCCCGTGGGCAGCGCGGGCTGGCGGCGGCTGTACTCGGCGAGGCGGCCGGTGGCGCCGCGCAGCATGCGCAGCAGCACCATGGCAACCACGAGAATGGCAATGATGCGCAGCAGGTCGGGGACGGCCTGATGACGCAGCCATGAGGCGAAGTCGGAGGTCCAGTATTCGAGCAGGTCCTGCACGTCTCTTGTGAGCTCGTGTTGCGCGCAACCAGCGCGCGATTATAACAAGCGGGTTGGGAAGCGGCGATGCAGCTCCAGTTTCAAGTTTCAAGTTTCAAGTTTGGAGTTTCAGGTTTCGAGTAAGGGCCGCGGCGCGGCGGTCTTGACCCGCGTCAGCGCCGCGCAGAACGCGGCGCGGAACGCGGGGCGCCCCCGCACGACGTCCGGCGCACAACTGCTCGCGGGCGGGGCCGCCCGCGTTTACACGGTCGGTGGTGAGGCGGGAGCTCTGGCTATAATCGCTGGCAAGACTCCCGAGGTGATTAGGTCATCATGAAACGAGCAGCCGCCGTGTTTCTGTTTGTGCTGTTGGGGTGGAGCATCCCCGTGCCCGCGTGGCAGTTGCCGCCGGCGCCGGATGCGTCGCAGGGACGGGTTGGGCGCCCGCGGGACCGCGCGCAGGACGAGCAGATCGAGCGCCTGGAGCGCGAGCAGGAGAAGAGGCGCAATAAGCAGCGCCAGGAAGAACTTCAGAAAGACACGGACAAGCTGCTGGAGCTGGCCACGCAGCTCAAGCAGTATGTGGACAAGAGCAACGAGCACCTGCTTTCCATCGACGTAGTGCGCAAGGCGGAAGAAATCGAGAAGCTGGCGCACTCGGTGAAGGACAAGATGAAGAGCGGTCTTTGAGTTTACAGTTCACCGTTCACCGTTAGGGCGGCGCGACCGGCTTTTTACCGTGAACAGTAAACGGTCCTTGCTTCCCACCGCGCCGTGGGCACGCGCCGACGGGGGGACGCCCGCCGCGGCAACGTGGAGGGCTGCGGTGGCGTAGGGGCGCGGGCGGGGCCGCCCGTGTCCACACGGTCCGTGCCGGCTAACGAAAATCTCGGCAAAGAAAAATGCGCGGGCGAACCCGCGCACTGTGGAAACGTTATCGCGACTATTGAATCGGGCTGGCCGGGGCGGGCGTTATTGTTTCGTTGGTCGTAAAAGCCAAGGTCGCACCGAGAGCGAAGGCGGCGCCGGAGATGCCGATGGCGGCAGCGTTGCTCAGGAACAGAGCTCCTGCGCCAGCTCCTGCCTGAGCGCCCGCGGGTTTAGGCGCCGCGAACATGATGGCCTTGCCGGGCTGGAGCAGCATTTCGCTCTTTCCGTCGCTGACGCGGACGGCGCCTTCCAAGGCCGCGATCACAACCTTGTCATTGCGCTGGCCAAGGTTAAAACGCGCCTTGGGATTGTCGGGCGTGACGGTAAGGTTCAAAAGCTGCGCCTTCAAGCCGCGCTGGGTGTTGACCAGGACGCTGCCGGTAGAAACACGGAGCTGCCCGGCGTCGTACTGCACTTCCGACTGCGAATTGATCTGCACGGCGCTGCCCGGCATGGAGAGCGTGACAGTACCCTGCTCGCCAGTGCTCACTTTGTCGCCGGCAAAAAGCGCGGTGGAGCGCATCAGGGGAGTGCCGTTGACGGTCACCTTGCCTTGCGGGAACAGCATTGCCGCATTGCCGGTGGCGAAACCAGTATGTGGAACCGCCAGCGCCAGTCCCAGGCTGACGACTTGAAAGAATTTCTTTCGCACGAATCCCTCGCCGGGGAGAACCCACCACGTTAGTACCACATTAACCCGGTTTTATTGGATTGCAAATATTCGTTTAGTAACCGGATTAGTTACCTTGGTACCGCGGGCCGGGGTGGAGGCGGCGGCTACTTCCCTGCCGCTACGGCACTTAGCGGAACCCGGGCGCGGACCTGATCTTCGATCCAGCGATAGGTCCGGGCCAATCCTTCTTCCAACGTGATTTCCGGCTCCCATCCCAGCACCTGGCGCAAGCGGGTGTTATCGGAGTTGCGGCCGCGTACGCCCTGGGGACCGGGGACGTGCTTTTTGACGATGCGGACACCGGCGATGGAGGCGACCATGTCGGCGAGCTGGTTGATGGTGACCATGCGGTCCTGGCCGAGGTTCAGCGGATCGCTGTAGCCGGAGCCCATGAGCTTGTAAAGCCCGGTGACGCAGTCGTCGATGTAGCAGAAGGAGCGGGTCTGCTCGCCGTCGCCCCAAAGCTCGATTTCGGGGTTGCCGGTGAGCTTGGCCTCGGCCACCTTGCGGCAGAGCGCGGCCGGGGCCTTTTCGCGTCCGCCCTCCCAGGTACCGAGCGGTCCGAAGATGTTGTGGAAGCGAACGACGCGAACCTCCATGCCGTAGTCGTCGCGATAGTGCATGCAGAGGCGCTCGGTGAGGAGCTTTTCCCAGCCGTAGGCGTCCTGCGGATCGGCGGGATAGGCGTCGTCTTCCTTGAGCGGGACGACGTTGGCCTCGCGCTGGCGGTACTCGGGATAAATGCAGGCC
Proteins encoded in this window:
- a CDS encoding NAD-dependent epimerase/dehydratase family protein; this encodes MSQKKVLVTGAGGFIGHHLVTFLRRQGYWVRGVDRKLPEFSASDAHEFLLLDLRRWENCRRAVAGMHQVYALAADMGGMGFISCHHSEILHNNTLINFHTLEAAREAQVERYLYTSSACIYPEYRQREANVVPLKEDDAYPADPQDAYGWEKLLTERLCMHYRDDYGMEVRVVRFHNIFGPLGTWEGGREKAPAALCRKVAEAKLTGNPEIELWGDGEQTRSFCYIDDCVTGLYKLMGSGYSDPLNLGQDRMVTINQLADMVASIAGVRIVKKHVPGPQGVRGRNSDNTRLRQVLGWEPEITLEEGLARTYRWIEDQVRARVPLSAVAAGK
- a CDS encoding mechanosensitive ion channel family protein encodes the protein MQDLLEYWTSDFASWLRHQAVPDLLRIIAILVVAMVLLRMLRGATGRLAEYSRRQPALPTGIRVQQLRTLSGVINSVGAAVIVFFAVIEVLNTMRIAVGPLLASAGIVGLAVGFGAQTLVRDVINGFFILMENQYDLGDIVRIAGVKGTVENMTLRKTVLRDQDGSLHFVPNSEIKIVSNLTRDWSQLALHINVAYDENSDRVLAVLRQVADEVRHDPDFADAMVGDPDVPGIERVTGGEVDYLMLVKTRPADQLRVGRELRRRIKECLEKNNIRPARPAQVVVAEPARPPQ
- a CDS encoding SDR family oxidoreductase, which produces MDLGLKDKVALVAASSTGIGRATAERFAAEGARVAMCARGEAKLNAAAAEIRSRHRADVFAQALDVTNPSAVRDFVSAVAARFGGVDVCVTNAGGPPAKNFLSVTSDEWQRAVEVNFLSVVYLAREVIPHMQRKRWGRIVTLTSVSVKQPIAELIMSNAVRAAVVGLVKSLSNDFGQDGITVNNVAPGYTETGRLKELAGTRALALGVTPDHIRQTWSAEIPLRRLARPEEVADTIVWLASERASYITGQTLLVDGGIYKGL